A DNA window from Undibacterium sp. YM2 contains the following coding sequences:
- a CDS encoding TonB-dependent receptor, whose protein sequence is MHKTKMDPALLFCLAFFLLPTVQTAQADEPEKIATVQVLGNYDNAVGTSNAASQGSVTSNLVSNRPALRTGELLEFVPGMIVTQHSGDGKANQYFLRGFNLDHGTDFATFVDGMPVNMRSHAHGQGYSDLNFLIPELVQRIDYKKGPYFADEGDFASAGAAHLRMTDKLGAGIASLSLGGYGYQRAVLANSMALTNGNLLYGLEINRNDGPWLNPENVRKYSAVLRYSQGNHDDGYSLTAMAYKNNWNSTDQIPLREVQSGQISRFGALDPTDGGQSSRYSLSYAMKKRSPDGVFEMDAYAVQSSLDLFSNFTYFLANPDTGDQFSQSEKRQMLGMNISQTWPLTVADLEMHNKIGVQLRYDKLSPVGIYNTIAQQRISTIREDSVKEISAGFYAENSIQWHPKFRSIAGLRYDAYRFDVNSSIEGNSGKASDYIVSPKLSLIFGPWNKTEYFINYGSGFHSNDARGTTQTRLPDGGISTPVTPLVKTKGAELGVRTEIIPGLQSSLALWRLDIASELLFVGDAGETEPSRASRRTGIEWNNHYIARPWLLFDLDLAASRARYTQNDMAGNYIPGSIDRVASFGVTVTDVGRWYGGFELRYFGPRPLIEDNSVRSSSTTLAYARMGYRINARTRLTMDVFNLFNKQASDIDYYYQSRLPRESMEGANDIHFHPVEPRSVRLTLTHNF, encoded by the coding sequence ATGCACAAGACAAAAATGGACCCTGCCTTGCTTTTCTGCCTTGCTTTTTTTCTACTGCCAACTGTTCAAACCGCACAAGCAGACGAGCCAGAAAAAATCGCCACGGTGCAAGTCCTGGGCAATTATGACAATGCGGTTGGCACCAGTAATGCCGCCAGCCAGGGCTCAGTAACATCCAATCTCGTCAGCAACCGCCCTGCCCTGCGTACTGGTGAATTGCTGGAATTTGTACCGGGCATGATCGTTACCCAGCATAGCGGTGATGGCAAGGCCAACCAGTATTTTTTGCGCGGCTTTAATCTTGACCATGGCACTGACTTTGCGACTTTTGTTGATGGCATGCCAGTCAATATGCGTAGCCATGCACATGGCCAGGGTTATTCGGATTTGAATTTCCTGATCCCTGAACTGGTACAGCGCATAGATTATAAGAAGGGGCCGTATTTTGCCGATGAAGGTGACTTTGCCTCTGCCGGTGCGGCTCATCTTCGTATGACAGACAAGCTGGGCGCCGGTATCGCCAGCCTGTCTTTGGGCGGCTATGGCTACCAGCGGGCAGTGTTGGCAAATTCAATGGCACTGACGAACGGCAATTTGCTGTATGGCCTGGAGATTAACCGCAATGATGGCCCCTGGCTTAATCCTGAAAACGTGCGCAAGTACAGTGCCGTGCTACGCTATAGCCAGGGCAACCATGACGATGGTTACAGCTTGACAGCCATGGCCTACAAGAATAACTGGAACTCCACAGACCAGATACCCTTGCGTGAAGTGCAGTCTGGCCAGATCAGCCGCTTTGGTGCGCTTGACCCTACGGATGGTGGACAAAGCTCGCGCTACAGTCTTTCGTATGCCATGAAAAAGCGCAGTCCGGATGGTGTATTTGAAATGGATGCTTACGCTGTGCAATCCAGCCTCGACCTGTTCAGCAACTTTACCTATTTCCTGGCTAACCCTGATACAGGTGACCAGTTCAGCCAAAGTGAAAAGCGCCAGATGCTGGGCATGAATATCAGCCAGACCTGGCCGCTGACTGTGGCTGATCTTGAAATGCATAACAAGATAGGCGTGCAACTGCGTTACGATAAACTTTCACCCGTCGGCATTTACAACACCATTGCACAGCAACGCATATCAACGATACGCGAAGACAGCGTGAAAGAAATCAGCGCTGGTTTTTATGCAGAAAATTCCATACAGTGGCACCCCAAATTTCGCAGCATTGCCGGGCTGCGCTACGATGCCTACCGCTTTGATGTCAACAGCAGCATAGAAGGCAATTCAGGCAAAGCCAGTGACTATATCGTCTCGCCCAAATTGTCATTGATCTTTGGCCCATGGAACAAGACCGAATATTTCATCAACTACGGCAGCGGTTTTCACAGCAATGATGCGCGCGGCACCACGCAAACACGCTTGCCTGATGGCGGCATCTCCACGCCGGTAACACCACTGGTTAAAACTAAGGGCGCAGAATTGGGTGTGCGCACAGAAATCATCCCCGGCCTGCAAAGCTCGCTGGCACTGTGGCGACTGGATATTGCCTCTGAACTCTTGTTTGTCGGTGATGCTGGTGAAACCGAACCCAGCCGCGCCAGCCGCCGTACCGGCATAGAATGGAACAACCATTACATCGCCAGACCATGGCTGTTGTTTGACCTTGACCTGGCAGCATCCCGGGCTCGTTATACACAAAATGATATGGCGGGTAATTACATCCCCGGCTCCATTGACAGGGTGGCCTCTTTTGGCGTGACTGTAACTGACGTGGGCCGCTGGTACGGTGGCTTTGAATTGCGTTATTTTGGCCCACGTCCTTTGATTGAAGACAATAGTGTGCGTTCTTCATCGACCACGCTGGCCTATGCCCGCATGGGTTACAGGATCAATGCCAGGACCAGGCTGACGATGGATGTGTTCAACCTGTTCAACAAGCAGGCCAGCGACATTGATTATTATTACCAGTCACGCCTGCCGCGCGAAAGCATGGAAGGTGCCAATGACATACATTTTCACCCAGTAGAACCACGCTCTGTGAGACTGACATTGACACATAATTTTTAA
- a CDS encoding efflux transporter outer membrane subunit: MMNTIKPLKSASSLLMLLLVLAGCSVAPTYQKAEVTTPAAYKEVQASSNSSNWKEAQPSEEVARGEWWKIFADDSLNEMESQAMAANQNLKAAAARLKQSRALRQDARAGLFPQVNAGLGANRGRAAPASQSLPDNTRMPTSTTYNAQLGASYELDLFGRVASSIDAATADTQKNEALFQSVQLALQADVAQAYFLLRELDAEQALYAATVELRSKTLKLVQTRFNEGDISELDLARAKAELATAQSESLGLARSRAVAEHALAVLLGKTPAEFNFSPRPLSRIAVNIPAGLPSDLLERRPDIAAAERSMAAANARIGVARSAFFPRLDITGSAGYASASLGDLLNWSSRTFLLGPLLSMPLFDGGRRQANVERAGAVYEEDVANYRQTVLNAFREVEDNLADLRLLRDQTQAQDHAVQAAERAAKLSHVQYREGSVSYLNVIDADRTVLQQQRIAAQLDGARARSAVSLIRAIGGGWSGG; this comes from the coding sequence ATGATGAATACAATCAAACCCTTAAAGTCCGCTTCATCCCTGTTGATGTTATTGCTGGTGCTGGCTGGCTGTTCGGTTGCGCCGACTTATCAGAAAGCGGAAGTGACAACTCCCGCTGCCTATAAAGAAGTGCAGGCAAGCAGCAACTCGAGCAACTGGAAAGAAGCGCAGCCTTCAGAAGAAGTCGCCCGTGGCGAATGGTGGAAAATCTTTGCAGACGATAGCCTCAACGAGATGGAAAGCCAGGCCATGGCGGCCAACCAGAACCTCAAAGCGGCTGCTGCCCGCCTGAAGCAATCCCGCGCCTTGCGGCAGGATGCGCGTGCTGGCCTGTTCCCGCAAGTGAATGCTGGCCTGGGTGCCAACCGTGGGCGCGCTGCACCGGCGTCCCAGAGTTTGCCTGACAATACCAGGATGCCGACATCGACGACTTACAATGCCCAGCTTGGTGCCTCGTATGAACTGGATCTGTTTGGCCGTGTGGCTTCCAGCATAGACGCGGCAACGGCAGATACGCAAAAGAATGAAGCCCTGTTCCAGTCCGTGCAACTGGCCTTGCAAGCCGATGTGGCGCAAGCCTACTTTTTGCTGCGTGAACTGGATGCAGAACAGGCCTTGTATGCCGCCACGGTAGAACTACGCTCAAAAACCCTGAAGCTGGTGCAAACCCGTTTTAATGAAGGTGATATCAGCGAACTGGATCTGGCACGCGCCAAGGCAGAACTGGCAACGGCGCAATCAGAATCACTGGGTCTGGCACGCAGCCGGGCGGTGGCAGAACATGCACTGGCCGTCTTGCTGGGCAAGACGCCGGCAGAATTCAATTTTTCGCCGCGTCCTTTATCACGTATCGCTGTCAATATCCCGGCTGGTTTGCCATCAGACTTGCTGGAACGCAGGCCAGATATTGCCGCAGCAGAACGCAGCATGGCCGCCGCCAATGCACGCATAGGTGTGGCACGCTCAGCCTTCTTCCCCAGGCTGGATATTACAGGCTCTGCCGGTTATGCGTCCGCCAGCCTCGGTGACTTGCTGAACTGGAGCAGCCGCACCTTCCTTCTGGGGCCTTTATTGTCCATGCCGCTGTTTGATGGTGGCCGCCGCCAGGCGAATGTGGAAAGAGCGGGTGCCGTCTATGAAGAAGATGTGGCCAACTACCGCCAGACTGTGCTGAATGCCTTCAGGGAAGTCGAAGACAACCTGGCGGACTTGCGGCTGCTGCGCGACCAGACCCAGGCGCAAGACCATGCGGTGCAGGCGGCAGAGCGGGCAGCGAAACTCTCGCATGTGCAATACCGCGAAGGATCAGTCAGTTACTTGAACGTCATCGACGCTGACCGTACGGTCTTACAGCAACAGCGCATCGCCGCACAACTCGATGGTGCACGCGCCAGGTCTGCGGTCAGCCTGATACGTGCCATCGGTGGTGGCTGGAGTGGCGGCTGA